A region of the Leishmania major strain Friedlin complete genome, chromosome 19 genome:
GGCTCCTGCGAGGCGGCACCGTTTTTCATTCTGCCGTCCCACTTGCTGTGCCGCTCGCTGCGCGTCGCGGTTGGCTGGCAGAAGATTTCTCCCTCCTCACGACCATTGGCGTCGGAGGTGCTTCAGCGTCTCTGCTGCCTTGTGGATCGTGTTGCACTCCGCACAGACCGGGGCGTCACACTCACATCCCGGACAGCCTGTAGTACCGGTCAGGAGACGCTTTCTGCCACCACGACGATTCAAAAGGCGTCCAGCATGTGAGCCGCGACACCATGGCAGCCCCTCCACGGCGTTCTTCCGAGCTCCCGCGCACGCGTTCGTTTTCTGCGTATTCCCTTCGACATCTTACCTTTGATGTTTCTTGTCTCTTCGATGGTGCGTGCTGTGCCGCACATCACCCGCACCCCGTCATCGGGCCAGTCTCCTGCTACATTTCCTTGTCACCCAGAGtaatacacacacacgcacacacagaggaaTGCGCACCAGGGGCGCGAAGGGAGCGCCATCttctctgcagcagcgcgcgcggatgtagcgtgtgcctctctcgcttttTCTGCAGTTTGGGTGGCGTCTGTTCATGTGCCAGACGCATCGGATAGCGcaggtggtgatggtggtggacAGAGGTTGAGGAGGTCCATGCGGGTCACGTGCCCTTTCACGTTCTTGATTCCTCCACTCCACTGTGCCTTGTGTGCACATCCCATTCGATGCTTGCTTGCTGCTCCTCGCTTCCACGGCTTTGTtttgcggtggtggcgcgccAGAGCCCTTCCCTCGGGACGACGCGCTTCTTGACTGTCGATATGCTGCCTCACCTGCGTCCTCTCTTGcacttctctccctttcgcCCATCTCGTTGTGTGACTGTTGCGTTGGGCgacaccacctcctctccatgTCGTGAAACGCACGCAAACATCTTCGGCTTGACAAGCACTCCTCGATTCCCGATACCATtgcagcagcgaggccgacgcagcagcagagcgaCCACAGCTCTTTTTCACATCACTCGATCTCCCTCCCGCGTCTTCTCATCTATTCCTATTGCTCTTAGCGAAGTCCGTCCATTTagcgtgcgtgcgtttgCGTACTGTCGCTGTCGCACGTACCATCTGTTGGCCTTCGCGCGTGCTTTccctcgcacgcacgcagtgctaggcggctgcgcggctcAGCGGTGACTGCCCTGCCCCGGTCTCATCCGCGAGATTTCCCTTCTCGCTCTACACAATGGATCCTCTGCAACGGGAGGCGTCCAAGaacggcgaggagggggcggcgggggcAAAGAGCCCCTCCTACTTCCGCGGCTTCTTCGACGCAGAGAAGCGCCGCAAGGTGGTTAACCATGACCCTACCGTAGGCCAGGCCATTGGCGGTGCCGTTGTAATGGCACTCCCGGTGGCGCTCATCATCGCTTTGGTGATGCGTCGACGCGCGCGCCTCACCACTCAGGCGCCATCCGGCGCCGCACCGAAGGAGGGCGGCTTCTTCAGCGAGATGCAGAAGATGATGCGGCAGACCATGAACCCGATGGGTGAGAAGGACTTCAAGGTGTCGGTGAAAGACACGAAGTTTAGCGACGTCATCGGTGTACCAGAGGCACTGGCAGAGGTACAGCAGTACGTCAACTTCCTGAAGACGCCGCAAGTTTTCACCCGGCTCGGCGGCCGCCTACCAAAGGGTTGTATTCTCACAGGAGAgcccggcaccggcaagacGCTGCTCGCAAAGGCGGTGGCCGGCGAGGCGAGCGTTCCCTTCTACAGCTGCAGTGGTGCTGACTTCATCGAGGTGTACGCCGGCTCTGGACCAAAGCGAGTGCGCGAGCTCTTCGCGGCAGCCAAGAAAGATGCCCCGTCTGTTATCTTCATCGACGAGATCGACGCCGTcggctcgcgcagcagcgggaacGGTGCGATGGGTCTCAGCAGCGAGGAGAATCGAACCATCAATCAACTGCTGGCCGAGCTGGACGGCCTGCAATCTAACGAGGCGGTCGTCGTGTTCGCGGCTACGAACTTCGTGGACAGCCTAGACaaggcactgctgcgcgagggccgCTTTGACCGCAAGGTCGAGATCCCGATGCCGGACAGGCAGGCTCGCCAGGACCTCTTCCACCACTATCTTACCCGCGTCGCCTGCGAGGATGCCGTGTCGCTCTCGAAGAAACTGGCCGAGCTGACTCCTGGAGTGTCTCCAGCCACCATCGCAGCCATTGTCAACGAGGGCGCTCTCAGCGCCGCCATAAAGGACAAcgccgtcgtcaccgccgtGGACCTCCTCCCCGCGATTGACGACGTACTCGTCGGCAAGAAGCACCGCAGTCGCATGAGCGATGATGCTGCGAGAAGGGTGGCGCTACACGAGAGCGGCCACGCACTCGTGGCATGGCTGCTGCCGGAGCAGACAGACGTGGTCAAGATCTCCATCACGCCGCGCGGCCCCGCCGGGGGCTTCACCCAGCAGGTCGGCCGCGAGGTGTTGGACATGGCGACTGAGTTCTCGCTCTTCACGGACGTTTGCGTCATGCTGGGTGGGCGGCTGGCGGAGATGACGCAGCATGAGTCCCTCACCACCGGTGCTCAGGACGACTACCAGCGGGCGACTCAGACGGCCATTCGTGAGTTCCTTGCGTTTGGTATGTCTCGCCAGGTCGGTCTCCTCTCATACGAGCCGCAGCGACTCAGCGAGGGCCGCATGCACCAGAAGCACTCGGAGGCGGCACATAagatggcggaggaggaggcggcccGCCTGGTCGCTGCCGCGTCTGATCACGTGAAGATGCTCTTGCGCTCTCATGATGCAGTACTGCAGAAGCTAGCGGCTTCGCTCTTCGAGAggaaggagctgctgcgcgaggatATAGAAGCGATTGTGGGACCGCGCCCTGGAACCAGCTCGGCCGTGTCGGAGCAGACGCGTGCGGCGCTTCGCCGCTTCGTCGACGCGTCTgaagccgcagcgctgcaacgCCAGACCGCAAGAGAGGCGATATGTGCAACCCTTTCTACTGCGTAAGgtggagggtgggtgggcgacacagacacacgcatgcacgtgcAACTCCTGGTTGCTTTTCGTTCATGGCCACTTCTTTTCTCCGTATTTGCTGCTCTCTTTTCGGTGCTGATCAagcagtgctgctgccaagtggggcggcgctgctgatcGCACGGAGTGCTCATCCCTGTAACTCACAGAGGTGTGTCGACATCTGCGGCCAAGTCGGTCGAGTTGCGCTGTTGTCGAGCGACGCTTGCTAGTTTTgcaaagagagacagaggccCACTGTGGCACGCCCACATCCACGTGAACACAGATGTGTTGGCCCCGCACTTTGCCAGAGAAGGTGGGGCTATTTAGCTTGGATCCGCATCTAAAGCACCCCTGGGACAGACTTGTGAGCGTCCCCGCTGCGTTGAGCGCGCGAGGAGGTGTGCCTTATCCTGCATAGGGCGGAGTAGCTGAAGGTGTTGTCACTGTCGCTTGCCCGTGCAGGTCAGTGCGCGGGCTCTTTcagcgccactgctgtcGATCGGTATCTGGGCAACAGCCTCGCCACGTTGACCCGCGCAAATCGCGCTGGTCAGCACCCTATATTGTTGTTCTCTGCTCCTTGGTTTCACGTTCTCACCCATCTGTTTGCCAGCTCCCTgctttcctccctctcctgccTTCTCGATCTTCTCTCCCACGTCGACATCCCAAAGCAGCGAAAGAGTAAAGTCAGACACGCGACACGTTTCCagccgcgtgcgcgtggacGTGGCCGTGTGGTTTCTCTTCATCGCCCCTCTCCGCCGTCCCTGTTCATCTCCCGTTCCACTCATTCGCACTTAGCGTAGTAGCCATGCAGCAGCCACGCCCCGGGCCCGCCCAGGCGGCGCCTCGCTCTTACGACAAGAAGGCGTACCAGACCATCTACCCTCAGTACCTCGATTCCTACCTGACACCCAGCGAGGGCCGCCGTCTCACCAAGTCGCAGGGCGTCGAGCACCCGACGATGGAGGAGATCCTTCAGGCACTTAGGGTTCTAGGCTACAAGGATGTCATTGTAGATCCGGCCCGCTCATACCCGCGGAGTCAGAGCACCACCAAGTTTCCAATGGTGCCGCGCGGATGCATCAAGGTTGCCATCAAAACGCCGGTGGACGAGCACTACATCAAGAAGAGCGACTTtgacacacagacgcgcagcGCTGTGGTGAACAACATCGACACTAAACAAGAGCTCCTCCGTCGTGTCGCTGCACTCATCAAGGAAAAGATGCCAAATCGGCCGCAGCTGGCGACCGTGGAGGGCATCATCACTGCGTATAATCCCACACCGCAGCCGAAAAGCAAGAAGTAGCTGGTGGACCGACTAgacgggtggtggtggggcacGCGGAACCGCATGTGTCTGCAACTGACACGCAGCATGggctctctttctctctctctctctcgttctttctgtctctctctctgtgtgtgtgtgtgtgtgtatgtgtgccggCGCACAGGTGTGCCTTGATCTGAGTAGCGGAACTGTCGACGTCGTCGCTGGACGACAGTCAAGGTCGAACGAAGCGGTGAGGCAGGCAAACAAAAGACGAATGCACCTCGAACGCGCGAGCTCGTGAGTGGCGGCTCGGCACCTCAGCGGGGCGTtacgcctcctcctctctccaaCCTCGCTTtgcaggagggagggcagggGAGGGCGACAGGGGCAAACGCCGATGTGTCGAGGCACACCTGTGCAGCCTTTGCAACTCGGCTCGAGAGGGCACATGTGTTGgggcagcgcgtgcggctCACTTCTTGTGTTGTCTTCGTCGCTCCTGACACACTTGCGCTAGAAGACTGCGCCGGCGGTTGCATTctcccacctcctctcttcaCGCCTCTTACCCGACTCCGTCGCTTACTTCtgctcgcctcctctccctaCCTCGTCGCTTGTGAATCTCGccttcctttttgttttgtcgtGTCTCTTGTTTTTTGTCTTCCTTTCTCACGCGTTTGCATGCAGGGTCGACAACAagcgcgaggcgcagctgaccTAGGTGTTCAGCCGACCTTCACGAGTGTTCTATTCGCCTCAACAGActtcgccgccacctcgcgcTCAACTGCAGGGCTTTACTCCTCGCAACAGCCACCTCAATGTGCACGTGCGTCGACACGGATGAGTGGCTTTCCTTTGTTCTCATTAGAAGACGCCTGCGACATCGAGGAGAGGCAGCACGGCGGAGCTGTGACGCTCTCCACTGCAGGCGGTGAGATGAGCGCACGACGTAGTCGACTCCGCCGCGTTTGGTGGCTGCCACACCAGCGCATCGTGGTGCTCAAAGACGTCGATTTGTGGGCCGAGGACTGCGTAACGGAGGGTGTGGATGTCGTTGCGGAGCGACTTTGGCGGATGCGCGTGGATGCGAGCCGCAGCGGGAGAGCGCAGTACTTGGCTGAGTACCTGGCCCTCCACGTCGACTCCTCGCGACACCATCAGTGGCTCCTAAGCAGCTACGGCCCTTCGCTGCGGGACGTGTTGCTCACTCCCTCCCTGATTCCCTTCACAGAGAAGCGGTGCAaaggcgtgctgcgccgtgtcCTCCTAGCGCTCGATCAGCTGCACCGTGTGTCCATGTACGTGCACGCCGACGTAAGCCTCGGCAATGTCTTAACTTCACCGTCGAGCTGTGACGACGTTGTGCTGGGGGACTTGGAGAGCGTGAGCCCGATCGGCGAGGTGCCTAGTGGGTGTCTTGGGTCCTACTTCTTCATGGCGCCGGAGAGACTGGTGGACGGCGCACTACCTCTCGCCCCTCACGACGACGTTTGGGCGTTCGGCGTCGTTTGCTACAACTTGCTAACGTGGGACGTGACGCATCCATGGTGTGCTCTAGGGTCGGAGTCCGATCACTCGGAGAACTACTGGGCCTTCTTGGACCTCATGTCGAAGGCGAAGGACGTGCCGCCGTACCAGCTCTTGTTGCAGTCGCCACTGTCACGGTGCTCCAAAGAGGCGCTGGCGTTTGTTGCGGTATGTTTGAGTTGGGACCCGGCATGTCGCCCTTCTGCTGCGGAGCTGCTACAGCACAGCTGGATGCTGTGCCCATGAAGATCGTAGCGCACGTGTGAATCCGCTAGTGTGACTGACTTCACACGAATGACACGGAGAGCGgcgaaaacgaaagaggTGTGGGGGCATTCGATTTTGGGCCCACACTTTCCCACGATTCTCTTTGGCGCTGGTAGGCGTCtgggcggcgcggcacctccCATGCTCACGACAGTGAAAAACTTGTGTGCCGCTCCTCACCATGCCTTGTCTCGTGGCATGCGGTCTCTCTGCGTATGCCTCTtgtgacgccgctgccaccgtgcACCTGGGCAGCGATGTGCGCATGGCTGGATGCACTGTACTCTGTCTCTTCTGTTCAACTGCTCCCCCTACCGTTTTCCTCTCGCATCTCTGCCTCGTGAGCTTCCGTTGGCGTTGGTCGtggccacacgcacacctgaCACCCTCAACGCGTCGCGGCTTCAggagtgcgtgcgtctgctcCAAGCCCGAAAGCGACCGCAAATGCACCGAATCGTCAAGGTCAACGTCGGAGGGCGTTACTTTCAGACACGCCTCTCCACGCTGCTCCGCTTCCCCGACACGTCTTTTGCCAGGATGTTTGAGGGACTGGCATCGACGAGCGCCTTACCGCCCACTctatcgccgccgccgcagcccacagagagcgaggatGTGTTTGTGGATGCTAACCCCGACGTCTTTGAGAAGGTTCTGGGGTTTCTGCGCACCAACCGCATCCAGCTGCCCTTGAATGATGAGTGTCTGCGCGCAGAGCTCGTCCACCATCTCAATTCCTGGGACCTCATGCCGCATGCCTTCCCTGCGTCCGCTGCAGACGGTGCCgtggaaggggaggaggctCATCGCATCGAACTCCCcgacgtgtgcgtggtgcAGCTGTGCGACCACATGCAGCACGACCAAGGTGTGAAGCGCCACGCCATGACTATCACCTACGGCGCCGACGGGTTTCAGCTGCGAAAACTCACTCAGATGATCCGCCGAGACCTGAATCAGCAGCTTTCCTCCACTTACTGGCAGTGCTACCAAACCAACGAGCGGGCGGCCTTCTTCGCGACCACCAAGGTGGCCAACGGCGCCGCGGACATTCTCACCACCTCCATCACGCAGCAAGTTGTCCAGCACACGGAGAGACTCGGCTACCATTTGGCCACCTCATATGTAACTCTGAGCCCCGATGTTGTGCACACGAGCGTGCGGATGCTCATCCACAACTTTATCTTTCGACGAGTGCGGCTCCCTGCGTTGGAGGCTGCAGATGAAGCGTCGCTGCTGGGCGATGAGGGGGACGAGGTGGAGACGTACCAGAACTTTGAGCCGCGTCCTGTGGGCCCGCAAAAGGTGCAGTGGGCGGACTCTCCATCGAGGCCGCCGGCACAGGACGTCTCCACGGACCTTTGGAAGTAACGTACGTCCAGGTGTGGATGCAcgcgtgggcgtgcgcgcgcgcacggtCACCTAAGCTGCTCCTTCACAGTCGATGCATACTTATGCGGCTTCATAAACAAAAAGACCAGATGATGAAGTGAGAGGCGCTTTGCAGCTCTGCGCTAgtgaggcggcgccggccaGTGCGTCAGCTGACAGCTACGCATCACCTGCGGCTCGGCGTGTGacccccgccctcctcccccctgtCGCCCAGTTTAGGTGTGCACATGCTTTGTGGTGTTTCGCTTCCCTCTACCGAGTCCGCAtctctccgctctctctgtcgAACGCTCTTCCAAAGAAGCACAGCCACCCatcacacacccacacgccacacTCGTCATCCTTTCTTCAACCCACTCAATCCTCTTCCATTTGCTGCACTGACACGCACGCTATTACGGCTACCCGTGCCAACGTCGGCGAGAGAACAACGAAAGAGGGCGCAAGCGTGCGCATACATCGCTCCGCTCTCTTTTtggtgcccccccccctccctcccccgctctgcACGTTTGTCCACGAAGCGTCAGCATGTCTTCCAGAGTAGCTGGGTCGTACAAGAaggcgcacacgctggaGGCACGCCTGCGCGATGCGGAAAAGGTCCGTGAGCGTGCTCCCGATCGCATTCTCGTGATTTGCGAGAAGGCAGAAAACTCGCCCGTTCCTGATCTGGACAAGAGCAAGTTCCTGGTACCGCCGGACGCGACCGTTGGCGGCTTTCTTGTGAGCATCCGTCGTCGCATCACCATGGAGGCCGAGAAGGCACTCTTTCTCTTTGTGGGTGACAGCGTTCCGGCAAACAGCACTCTCATGAGCGACCTCTTCAATCGCTATAAGGATGAGGACGGGTTCTTGTACGTGACGTACTCTGGCGAGAACACGTACGGCGGGCAGGGGCTGCACTAGAGGTCGCGATCGTGCGtcgcacacctccacctcaAGTTTTGCTGCGAGACACATTTGTtgctgcacgtgtgtgcgcgttcgcgtgtgtgtatctgcCGTCGCCCGTGAAGGCGGAGacccgtcgctgccgctgtcccTCTTGCTTTGGTTCCCTTTGCTTTTCTCCcttcacgcgcgcgcgttctctctcccccacacacccccGCCTCCAGTGTGGCATGCATTTctgcttttgtttttccttctctttcttgcgTTTGAAGTATCCCGCACCTCTGTCAGAGACGAACAACGcgcacgacacacacacacacacacacacgcgcgcgcacgacatGCATACGCCGatgtccctctctctctctctctccctctcttcctgcTCGCTGCTTGTTTGCCCACTTCTCTTGTTTCCCTCTTTGTATGTGCGTTTTGCCTTCCTTTACTCTCTTCGTCtctgtgtaggtgtgtgcgctgtgcaTATGATGGCGGCATCTCGGAGTGCGTATGTGCACGAATGCTTTCCTTGTCACGGTATCCAGGTGGCataggagaggggggaggactACATCGACTCTTCCGCTGTAGCGGGGGTATTACGGACGTGAGTTGTATGCCCTTGGGCATTGTCGCGGCGACTTGTTTTTCTACGTAGATGTTTTCCGCGAGCGCGACCTTCAAGAAATAGAGAGTGCTGACGAATCCGAGCACAGACtcgcgcacactcacacggTCAAGCGTCGatcggcaccggcagcactgccgccgcaaCAGTGGGAAAGCGGGTGGCTCCGTAAGAGGGACAGGAGAAGGAGTAGTGCTGAATAAGGCGAGTGCAAACCCTGCGACCCGATCTTGTTCCATCACCGCGTCTCTCGCACGTTTCCTCAATCTTTTTTTCTCTTACTCTCTCTGCGTCGATAGCGCTCTTTGACTTTGTGCGCCATTTCGCCCCTCTCGCCGTGTGTCCATCGGCACATTTCATcatgtctctctcccttgcTCGCTTGCCATCTTTGTCTTTTTCTGTGCTACCACTTTTCTTTTTCACTCCGTGTGCCCCTGTGCAGTGATTCTGAGGTGAACGAAATCACGTAAGAAACGAAAGAACGAGGTGCATTTGTGTTTgtggagcaggaggaggaggaggaggggggcataGCCTCTGCTTACACCATCTCTGGAGCTGTAGTGCGTGGCGTTGTG
Encoded here:
- a CDS encoding putative ATP-dependent zinc metallopeptidase is translated as MDPLQREASKNGEEGAAGAKSPSYFRGFFDAEKRRKVVNHDPTVGQAIGGAVVMALPVALIIALVMRRRARLTTQAPSGAAPKEGGFFSEMQKMMRQTMNPMGEKDFKVSVKDTKFSDVIGVPEALAEVQQYVNFLKTPQVFTRLGGRLPKGCILTGEPGTGKTLLAKAVAGEASVPFYSCSGADFIEVYAGSGPKRVRELFAAAKKDAPSVIFIDEIDAVGSRSSGNGAMGLSSEENRTINQLLAELDGLQSNEAVVVFAATNFVDSLDKALLREGRFDRKVEIPMPDRQARQDLFHHYLTRVACEDAVSLSKKLAELTPGVSPATIAAIVNEGALSAAIKDNAVVTAVDLLPAIDDVLVGKKHRSRMSDDAARRVALHESGHALVAWLLPEQTDVVKISITPRGPAGGFTQQVGREVLDMATEFSLFTDVCVMLGGRLAEMTQHESLTTGAQDDYQRATQTAIREFLAFGMSRQVGLLSYEPQRLSEGRMHQKHSEAAHKMAEEEAARLVAAASDHVKMLLRSHDAVLQKLAASLFERKELLREDIEAIVGPRPGTSSAVSEQTRAALRRFVDASEAAALQRQTAREAICATLSTA
- a CDS encoding putative protein kinase, which encodes MSARRSRLRRVWWLPHQRIVVLKDVDLWAEDCVTEGVDVVAERLWRMRVDASRSGRAQYLAEYLALHVDSSRHHQWLLSSYGPSLRDVLLTPSLIPFTEKRCKGVLRRVLLALDQLHRVSMYVHADVSLGNVLTSPSSCDDVVLGDLESVSPIGEVPSGCLGSYFFMAPERLVDGALPLAPHDDVWAFGVVCYNLLTWDVTHPWCALGSESDHSENYWAFLDLMSKAKDVPPYQLLLQSPLSRCSKEALAFVAVCLSWDPACRPSAAELLQHSWMLCP
- a CDS encoding putative potassium voltage-gated channel → MHRIVKVNVGGRYFQTRLSTLLRFPDTSFARMFEGLASTSALPPTLSPPPQPTESEDVFVDANPDVFEKVLGFLRTNRIQLPLNDECLRAELVHHLNSWDLMPHAFPASAADGAVEGEEAHRIELPDVCVVQLCDHMQHDQGVKRHAMTITYGADGFQLRKLTQMIRRDLNQQLSSTYWQCYQTNERAAFFATTKVANGAADILTTSITQQVVQHTERLGYHLATSYVTLSPDVVHTSVRMLIHNFIFRRVRLPALEAADEASLLGDEGDEVETYQNFEPRPVGPQKVQWADSPSRPPAQDVSTDLWK
- the ATG8 gene encoding putative ATG8/AUT7/APG8/PAZ2, with the translated sequence MSSRVAGSYKKAHTLEARLRDAEKVRERAPDRILVICEKAENSPVPDLDKSKFLVPPDATVGGFLVSIRRRITMEAEKALFLFVGDSVPANSTLMSDLFNRYKDEDGFLYVTYSGENTYGGQGLH